A window of Punica granatum isolate Tunisia-2019 chromosome 8, ASM765513v2, whole genome shotgun sequence genomic DNA:
GCCTTCACCATGTCGCCACCGTTGGCATGCTCCTCGGGGTCCTCTTGCGGCTCGAGCAGCTGTCTCCGCCTTGTCATGAATCAATGCATGCGTTTGAATTGATCGAACCCACAAATCGAAACAAACAAGTGTATCAATATTTCGAGAGCGAAGATGAAAATTttcgtccttttttttttcttccagggaaaaaaaaaattgatggtGCTTTTTTTGGAGATAGTGCCTTGTTGAAGATGCGGTTTTGGAATAATGGGGGAGCGTAATATGAGGAGAATAAGGAGACCAATGGTTCGTGAAACTTTCGGCTTTCTTAGCTCGCTCggccacttcccttctccATATCTTAACCTGGCGTAGCTTTAATCCGTAAGGAAGGAGGTGAACACGAATTTGCATCCAGAGAAGTGCACTGATTGTAAAAAAGAATAACGTTTAATACTCGATCTCtaagaataattttttcttccaaaagaaattattctaatttttgaACTTACTATCTGTAACTCCTTATATCGTTGGTAATagttttaataattttcaaataaaagattATACCACACAAATCACTGGATTTCAAAATCTTTTGAGTGTTCCATATcttttacaataaaatagGGATTAATTGTTTGTCACGAATCTGTTTTAAACGATTAACTATCAGAAAAATCAGCTTAGTTAATGGAACAAATATTGATCTTTGACCCCCAATTGATATCGATTCATTGTCATGATAAATTatggtgtgtatatatatatatatatatatccgaAAAATTCTGCATCTAGAAAGAGAATGATAGTCGCCGATGCAAAGGGATATAGTCATTCTCCTCATACTTAACATATGTCCATTTTCTAAATGTGGTTGTTGAATTATCTATCGATCGATTTCCTAAACAAAACAATCACCTCGTACAAATTGATTGATCTATGCTAATTCGAGAAGTTTAGAACCCATTTCAAGTTATCTTGTCACCTATAAGAAAGACCCCCGATCTGTTCTTGTGGAGACTGCTACCGCGGCCATTTTTAATGgacatgaaatatatataagtcagTGAGGATTCTTCCGGTTTCTGGACTAGATTGAAGTCATCGAACAATCCCAAACTCGAACATTGCAGCATGAATTTCCCAATTTTATTGGATGTCCGAGGAAGCGTGATATGTGCATGTTCATAATGAGATTATGATTATGATACGAAACACGACTTTAGGGCCCTGGGTAGGATCTTATCTATTTCCTCCACTATATCGAAAAATTGGGCCATTAATCCAAAAATAATCGGGAGCAACTAAAGCCCGATTCATTTAATTCCAAAATTATTTGTGTTCGTGAAACCTGCATCGTCCCTCCCAACTATCTATGCCACCCCCCCCACTTCGCTTCGTCCATCCgataatttgtttttttttgttatttttcaaataattgaaaatcctTCATCcctatttatccaaaaaaaaaaaaatcttcatcCCCAATTCATTCTTATATTGTATTAGAggctttaattttaaaataaaacacaGATATCGCGGAAACCGCTAACATTTCTGATTCGAACGTTTGATTGGCAATGAAAtagttacttttttttttttcggtgtcaaCCATGATATTCGGAAGTCCAATTGGACCCTGATTAATCCAGTTGAGCCAGATCgacccactaaggggtaaaactctctaaGCGTtgattttttgcattcaccaatgattcgaacccgagacTTTATTTAAACGGAACAAACGCCGAACCACTTAAACTAACCCAAGTTAGTGAAATAATTACTAATTTGGAGCAATTGTTTGTTGCTGTTCTATTTTAAACGATGAGGGCTGTTTACATGGTACAAATATTGATCTTGACCTCAATTACTCAATCCATTGTCATGATGAATTCTTGTATTGATTGCTGAAAAGTGTATGCCTCGAAAGAGGATGTTATTCATCGATATTTATTCAACTCATGCTTAACACACATACATGCACTTCTAAATGTACAACGGTTGAAATTGTCTATGAATCAACTTCTTAAATAACTTCACCTCCTCTACATAGAAACTTGAACTAATgacaatttattttaaaaaaaaggtcacATAAGTTTTCTGAACTAATGACATTGCATATTACAATTTTATCTTATGTCTTCACAGcagcatgattttttttttttttttggggctgAAACTTGAAAGCATGAAATAAACATGTAAATAGTAATGAGATTACGATATGAAACTGGACTTTAGGGCCCCAGGCTACAATCTATCTCCTTACATCTAAATAAAATTGGGCCGGCCAGCCCAATGCTATAGAAACCAGGCCCAATTCATTTCCTCAACGTATAAATTCGCaaattagggttagggttCCTCATTGCCGGCTTCACAGCTTCGCCCACAACCAGCAAAAGAACGAGCTTTGCATCGGAGGCGAAAATGGTGAAGGGTCGCCAGGGAGAGCGAGTCAGGTGCCCTTCAAATTTCGTGTTTTTCCCGCATTTCAGCTTATAAAAAATCGTACTTTGATCcgatttcttcttccttcagtTTAATTTATCACTTTTATTATCCAATTCATTGCAGACTCTACGTGCGAGGGACTGTCCTCGGCTATAAGAGGTAATTGTATTGTCTTATACGTTGATTAGATGGAATTGCTGGTAGAGGGCAATGTTGAATCTGCGATTTCAGGGTGGCAATAGTTTGGATTTAGCTTAAAGTATAGTTCTTGCTTGGTATTGTAGCGCTTTCAGCTATGCCTTAGCTTCTTAGCTGCTGCTCTGATTGATAAGAAGAAATGGGTCTTCTTGTTTGTTCATTTTGATTCTATCTTGAAAAGGAAGTAATTTATGCGTACATGTTGACCGGATTAGAGGAACAAAAGTTGTGACTGGAAGTTAGTTGGAAAATTctggtttatttatttactttttcgTGACAGGTCGAAGTCGAATCAGTACCCGAACACATCACTGATCCAGATCGAGGGAGTGAACACCAAGGAGGAGGTGGCATGGTACGCCGGGAAGAAAATGGCCTACATCTACAAGGCCAAGGTCAAGAAGAACGGGACTCACTACCGTTGCATCTGGGGGAAGGTTGCCCGGCCCCACGGTAACAGTGGCGTTGTTCGTGCCAAGTTCAAATCAAACTTGCCTCCCAAGTCCATGGTATTATGCTCGGATCATATGCAGTTTTACAATGatcttttttgattttttttttctgatcgCGTGTTTTTGTCGTGTCACTTGCAGGGAGCTCGGGTTAGAGTTTTCATGTACCCCAGCAACATATGAGGTACCTTGCAAAATCTCTTCTGTGCTTTTTTCTGTTTGGTTGATTCAGATTGCTTGCCCTCACAAGAGGTTACCGTTGGATATAGGAGAGTCTTTTCTTTTACTTACAAGATTGGAAATGAAACTGTGG
This region includes:
- the LOC116188511 gene encoding 60S ribosomal protein L35a-1-like, coding for MVKGRQGERVRLYVRGTVLGYKRSKSNQYPNTSLIQIEGVNTKEEVAWYAGKKMAYIYKAKVKKNGTHYRCIWGKVARPHGNSGVVRAKFKSNLPPKSMGARVRVFMYPSNI